The following proteins are encoded in a genomic region of Sesamum indicum cultivar Zhongzhi No. 13 linkage group LG8, S_indicum_v1.0, whole genome shotgun sequence:
- the LOC105167845 gene encoding CBL-interacting serine/threonine-protein kinase 12: MAAAVPKDPKQKEMAGILLGRYDIGKLLGHGTFAKVYHARNVRTGESVAIKVIDKEKILKVGLKAHIKREISILRRVRHPNIVQLFEVMASKSKIFFVMEYVKGGELFNKVAKGRLKEEDARTYFQQLVSAVAFCHARGVYHRDLKPENILLDEDGNVKVSDFGLSAISEQIKQDGLFHTFCGTPAYVSPEVLARKGYDAAKVDIWSCGVILFVLMAGYLPFHDQNIMAMYKKINKGEFRCPRWFSPELIELLTRLLDTNPETRITIPEIMDNKWFKKGFKHVKFYIEDDKLCSFDGCENDDIDSLSSESVSESESEVETRRKVTSLARPASLNAFDIISFSRGFDLSGLFEEGSDEGARFVSGAPVSTIISKLEEIAKVVRFAVRKKDCRVSLEGPRDGAKGPLTIAAEIFELTPSLRVVEVKKKGGDRREYEEFCKSELKPGLTSLMMENVANSSYLPSDTE; the protein is encoded by the coding sequence ATGGCAGCCGCCGTGCCCAAGGATCCCAAGCAGAAAGAAATGGCGGGGATTTTATTAGGCCGATACGATATTGGGAAACTCCTCGGCCACGGGACGTTTGCCAAAGTGTACCATGCGAGGAACGTGAGGACGGGGGAAAGTGTGGCGATTAAGGTGATTGATAaagagaaaatcttgaaagtgGGTTTGAAAGCCCACATCAAACGGGAGATCTCCATTTTGAGGAGAGTTCGTCATCCAAACATTGTGCAATTGTTTGAAGTTATGGCGTCCAAGTCTAAAATCTTCTTTGTTATGGAGTATGTGAAGGGCGGTGAGCTATTCAACAAGGTGGCCAAGGGCCGGCTTAAGGAGGAAGATGCCAGGACGTACTTCCAGCAATTGGTTTCCGCGGTGGCCTTCTGCCACGCGCGCGGCGTGTACCACCGTGATTTGAAACCTGAAAATATATTGCTTGATGAAGATGGGAACGTTAAAGTGTCCGATTTTGGGTTGAGTGCTATATCTGAGCAGATTAAGCAAGATGGGCTTTTTCATACCTTTTGTGGGACTCCGGCGTACGTGTCGCCGGAGGTGCTGGCAAGAAAAGGGTATGATGCGGCGAAGGTTGATATTTGGAGCTGTGGGGTGATACTATTTGTTTTGATGGCTGGCTACTTGCCGTTTCACGATCAGAACATCATGGCCatgtataagaaaattaataaaggcgAATTTAGATGTCCAAGGTGGTTTTCGCCTGAATTGATTGAACTTTTGACTCGATTGCTCGACACGAATCCTGAAACCCGGATCACAATTCCGGAGATCATGGATAATAAATGGTTTAAGAAGGGGTTTAAGCATGTGAAATTCTACATTGAGGATGATAAATTATGTAGTTTTGATGGTTGTGAGAATGATGATATTGATTCTTTATCTTCTGAATCGGTGTCTGAGTCGGAGTCTGAGGTGGAGACCAGAAGAAAGGTCACCAGTCTTGCTAGGCCTGCTAGCTTGAATGCCTTTGATATCATTTCGTTTTCGCGTGGTTTTGATTTGTCCGGGTTGTTTGAGGAAGGATCAGATGAAGGAGCGAGATTTGTTTCAGGGGCTCCAGTTTCAACAATCATATCAAAGTTGGAGGAAATTGCCAAGGTAGTGCGTTTTGCGGTGAGGAAAAAGGATTGTAGAGTAAGTTTGGAGGGACCTAGGGATGGTGCTAAGGGACCTTTGACGATTGCAGCcgaaatatttgaattaacaCCGTCTTTGAGAGTGGTTGAGGTTAAGAAAAAAGGAGGAGATAGAAGAGAATACGAAGAGTTCTGTAAAAGTGAATTGAAGCCTGGTCTTACAAGCCTTATGATGGAAAATGTTGCAAATTCTTCTTACTTGCCTTCGGACACCGAATag